From Salminus brasiliensis chromosome 21, fSalBra1.hap2, whole genome shotgun sequence, a single genomic window includes:
- the ap5b1 gene encoding AP-5 complex subunit beta-1 has translation MATGSSWDERISGFLLSPSLFLSCTTPDSFLSELLDELRDDKANDYKKVLLLSPLLEHPTVLCPTISAGEGTAQELISILTFTPQKSVSLKCYIMLAVTNVLICTSCLSNRTKVAEDYLDFLFKTIQDTNDNSCGLALHPLRATACDCLREMESCNPGLLSQRLETLYYLKQQETTVLHQSYCMLYTQSLKNAIRLLTREKDVDNAKLRSVLTGNEGFSWKTVDSSLYTLPFSMMTQVPQLPTALDCKELKSVLSLLLEESYLMTPVSQAALLRGLVEIVAMVPAISPAIFKSQLLRLFGTAEIELMHATLLMKGTFTDSLFTAEDEHFLLKRLVGMAQHPLLRTPEKLFYMNCILHFPENRPISSSGEECLPVLVTPQLTSSLLPTVFNDGATMLCRLNLLCLVHLEADEEEEGKGLAYLFDHLMAMLKIVDNQGSREMVVTSFRAIFIFLTHFNHMEKLSQRLVSSLCDLYSRHCRLAPNLIDLADRIQECMEESLWSVQLLKALQKCVVEMPPLQLTLQNLSWHLKILARVAQESQIAQRNTICLLLNVLINSNLCERRNWQVGNAILAVCRQLLQHPTLSEMFIELADLLQYMAKHYEDTDTQDHARFYYTLLTNLSWEKLAGILAKGPEGGPAKIRSLSAIVAESDGLTSCLTVHQTEGCVLQLKKIHGHGSQGAVTSTDTLETVNEKDLLEVYQEQFKTSGFASEITLRYNLTHAILNDPRFDRMFTICLHFDLNDSHYADINDIYVPCLFRDRKPPQVSLKLKPFQPYPTSLRLSAIFTTEDGLSWHTQLPDVKVSFPEIFLPVPLPLGTSHEVKQEVFDHIWKATSLGEPSSSATSLFCFKTESDALADLVKTHFEGYLIAESQDPSGVWKVIFFLPPLFHILLMMRQAEDAVQVSIATDNWELLPHISSYLQNITVHCNMTST, from the exons ATGGCGACTGGGAGCTCTTGGGATGAAAGGATTTCTGGCTTCTTGCTGAGCCCCTCACTGTTTTTGTCCTGCACCACCCCTGACAGTTTCTTATCTGAGCTTCTTGATGAACTGAGGGATGACAAGGCTAATGACTACAAAAAG gTCCTCCTACTGTCGCCATTACTGGAGCATCCTACGGTCCTCTGCCCAACCATCTCAGCAGGAGAGGGGACAGCACAGGAACTTATATCAATTCTCACCTTTACTCCACAGAAATCTGTCAGTCTCAAATGTTACATTATGCTGGCTGTTACCAACGTATTAATATGTACATCCTGCTTGTCCAACCGAACAAAGGTAGCAGAGGACTACCTGGACTTCCTGTTTAAAACCATTCAGGACACAAACGATAACAGCTGTGGGCTGGCTCTTCACCCTCTCCGAGCCACTGCCTGCGACTGTCTGAGAGAAATGGAGTCCTGCAACCCTGGCCTTCTCTCCCAGAGGTTAGAAACCTTGTACTACTTAAAACAGCAGGAAACCACTGTCCTCCATCAGTCGTACTGCATGTTGTATACACAGAGCCTCAAGAATGCAATTCGGCTCCTGACTCGAGAAAAAGATGTGGATAATGCAAAGCTTAGGAGCGTCTTAACTGGAAATGAAGGCTTTTCGTGGAAGACTGTCGATTCCTCATTGTACACGTTGCCGTTCAGCATGATGACACAGGTTCCACAGCTTCCAACAGCGTTGGATTGCAAGGAGCTGAAGTCTGTATTGTCCTTGCTCTTGGAGGAGTCTTACCTGATGACGCCTGTCTCGCAGGCCGCTTTGCTCCGAGGACTAGTAGAGATTGTTGCCATGGTCCCAGCCATCTCCCCAGCCATATTCAAGTCTCAGCTGTTGCGCCTTTTTGGAACAGCAGAGATTGAGCTGATGCATGCAACGCTGTTGATGAAGGGCACGTTCACAGACAGCCttttcacagctgaagatgagcATTTCTTACTCAAGCGTCTTGTGGGCATGGCACAGCACCCACTACTGAGAACTCCTGAGAAACTGTTTTACATGAACTGCATTCTACACTTCCCTGAGAATAGACCCATTTCTAGCTCTGGAGAAGAATGCCTGCCTGTGCTCGTCACACCTCAGCTCACTTCATCTCTCCTACCCACTGTGTTTAATGATGGTGCAACCATGCTCTGTAGACTGAACCTACTTTGCTTGGTACACCTAGAGGCTGACGAAGAAGAGGAGGGCAAAGGCCTGGCCTACTTGTTTGACCACCTGATGGCCATGCTCAAAATAGTAGACAATCAGGGGAGCAGAGAGATGGTGGTGACATCTTTCAGAGCAATCTTTATCTTTCTCACACACTTCAACCACATGGAGAAACTGTCACAGAGGCTGGTCAGCAGCTTATGCGACTTGTATTCCAGACACTGTCGCCTTGCTCCGAACCTGATCGACCTGGCAGACCGAATCCAGGAATGCATGGAAGAGTCCCTTTGGTCAGTGCAGTTGTTGAAAGCACTTCAGAAGTGTGTTGTGGAGATGCCTCCATTGCAACTGACCCTTCAGAATCTCAGTTGGCACCTTAAAATCTTGGCGCGAGTGGCGCAAGAGAGCCAGATTGCCCAGAGGAATACCATCTGCCTCCTCCTCAATGTCCTCATCAATTCTAATCTTTGTGAAAGGAGGAACTGGCAGGTGGGCAATGCCATCCTCGCTGTTTGCCGTCAATTGCTTCAGCATCCCACCCTGAGCGAGATGTTTATTGAACTGGCTGACCTCCTGCAGTACATGGCCAAACACTATGAGGACACGGACACTCAAGACCATGCGCGGTTCTACTACACCTTGCTTACCAACCTGTCGTGGGAAAAACTTGCGGGCATCCTTGCCAAAGGCCCCGAAGGAGGACCGGCCAAGATCAGGTCGCTGTCGGCCATCGTGGCAGAAAGCGATGGGCTCACCAGTTGTTTGACTGTTCATCAGACTGAGGGGTGCGTCCTTCAGCTTAAAAAGATCCATGGGCATGGTTCTCAGGGTGCAGTGACCAGTACAGATACTCTGGAAACTGTGAACGAGAAGGATTTGCTCGAGGTTTACCAGGAGCAGTTCAAGACCTCAGGTTTTGCATCTGAGATCACCTTGAGGTACAACCTGACTCATGCGATACTAAACGATCCTAGGTTTGACCGAATGTTCACAATTTGTCTGCACTTTGACTTGAACGACTCTCACTATGCAGATATCAACGATATCTACGTGCCATGCCTCTTTAGAGACAGGAAGCCCCCTCAGGTAAGCCTGAAGCTGAAGCCGTTTCAGCCGTACCCAACGAGTCTACGGCTGAGTGCCATATTCACCACGGAAGACGGCCTCTCTTGGCACACACAGCTACCTGATGTAAAAGTCTCATTTCCTGAGATATTCCTCCCTGTACCTTTACCGTTGGGTACATCACATGAGGTCAAGCAGGAAGTGTTTGACCATATTTGGAAAGCTACATCCTTGGGTGAACCAAGCAGTTCAGCAACTAGCCTGTTTTGTTTTAAGACAGAAAGCGATGCGTTAGCGGATTTGGTAAAGACTCATTTTGAGGGTTACCTGATTGCAGAGTCACAAGATCCTTCCGGTGTATGGAAAGTCATATTTTTCCTTCCACCTCTGTTTCATATTCTGTTAATGATGAGACAGGCTGAGGATGCTGTTCAGGTCAGCATTGCCACAGACAACTGGGAGTTGTTACCTCATATCAGCTCTTACCTACAAAACATAACTGTCCACTGCAACATGACATCTACCTGA